One window of the Babesia microti strain RI chromosome IV, complete genome genome contains the following:
- a CDS encoding hypothetical protein (overlaps_old_locusTagID:BBM_III08800), translating to MNTHCSNCNKFHEFIRGFDLIYGKHIKDLEDSLSLNEIFKRVLDNILMISGDNFGANHPITELFKFLVLLRTHSYNDYHEREPIQKSNNNDELIKNLEKDLKFYKDKYEVIKNQLWEFEKQIELIGKLDRVIYGRIGKKLNTGSLRN from the coding sequence ATGAACACACATTGCAGTAATTGTAACAAATTTCATGAATTTATACGTGGGTTCGACTTAATCTATGGAAAGCACATAAAAGATCTAGAAGATTCGTTGTccctaaatgaaatttttaagCGGGTACTAGACAATATCTTAATGATCTCTGGTGATAATTTTGGTGCTAATCATCCAATAACAGAACTTTTTAAATTCCTAGTGTTACTACGTACCCATTCGTATAATGACTATCATGAAAGGGAACCTATccaaaaatcaaataacaaCGATGAACTGATCAAGAATTTGGAAAAGGatctaaaattttataaagaTAAATATGAAGTTATTAAAAACCAACTATGGGAGTTTGAGAAACAGATTGAATTGATTGGCAAACTGGACAGAGTGATTTATGGAAGGATTGGAAAAAAACTTAATACTGGGAGTTTAAGGAATTAA
- a CDS encoding leucine-rich repeat protein (LRR8) (overlaps_old_locusTagID:BBM_III08805) has product MGSSMLEIAHTEHSKETKSLYLSGKNVISTKGIETFINLKRLDLSNNLISELNGIDKLVNLEILDLSNNKIEIFGFYHNSQSTTSIFIGKNRSVLPNSLVELNLDGNFLSATTEEWLDDNLEAPRSSSAIGLKKLTLKGNSFDTLESLSGIETIRGLEYLDLRDNRISNFGVLLACVPWGSSDKLTIRLEGNHFDEGQVENLYQIIKNFPQLILHLDCLEDSISKLDRVEFTPSIVTRSGGLLLEGSTRTESFKINATSVNDRLRKVTETRTGNTVKPGFHLDTLETADTLCDTSEVVSDQKRFVEESNHLMEKLGGWINNSNETLANLIAD; this is encoded by the exons ATGGGCTCCTCAATGCTAGAGATCGCTCACACCGAACATTCTAAGGAGACAAAATCGCTCTATCTCTCCGGCAAAAACGTAATTTCTACCAAAGGTATTGAAACCTTTATAAATCTTAAACGGCTTGATCTTTCTAACAATCTAATTAGTGAATTGAATGGGATTGACAAGCTTGTAAACTTGGAGATACTAGATTTGTCGAACAATAAGATCGAAATATTTGGCTTTTACCACAATTCTCAGTCTACCACGTCCATTTTCATCGGCAAAAATAG ATCTGTGCTACCAAATTCACTAGTAGAGCTTAATTTGGACGGAAACTTTTTGAGTGCAACAACAGAAGAATGGTtagatgataatttagaGGCTCCTAGGAGTTCTTCCGCAATCGGATTGAAGAAATTGACGTTGAAAGGTAACAGTTTCGATACTTTGGAATCCCTAAGTGGCATAGAGACCATTAGAGGATTAGAATATCTAGATTTGAGGGATAATCGCATTTCTAACTTTGGCGTTCTCTTAGCATGTGTTCCTTGGGGGAGTTCAGACAAGTTGACTATTAGACTTGAGGGCAATCATTTCGATGAGGGACAGGTGGAGAATTTGTATCAgattatcaaaaatttccCTCAATTGATCCTCCATTTAGATTGCCTGGAGGATTCAATATCCAAATTAGATAGGGTAGAATTTACCCCGTCAATAGTCACTAGGAGTGGTGGCCTACTACTGGAAGGGTCAACTCGCACAGaatcatttaaaattaatgctACATCTGTAAATGATAGGCTTCGAAAGGTAACCGAGACTAGAACTGGAAATACGGTAAAGCCTGGATTTCATTTGGACACTTTAGAAACGGCTGACACTTTATGTGATACAAGTGAAGTTGTTAGCGATCAAAAGAGATTTGTTGAGGAATCAAACCATTTGATGGAGAAATTGGGAGGGTGGATTAATAACTCCAATGAAACCCTGGCAAATTTGATCGCTGATTAA
- a CDS encoding hypothetical protein (overlaps_old_locusTagID:BBM_III08810) → MRTHFLRNAYRNAVQHFGPDRYRRAFNCMTKFKTMQPFASRTNPVSLRLASIVTLKDSLQTSSGVQTNLHDILDGTGIVGELTASLCGLVDRVNEKSLIALLRQINTAHNKFRESAMVDDLLSTCFDNYQCMLPLLRTFVWVIGTSNTSINYI, encoded by the exons ATGAGAACTCATTTCTTACGTAATGCATACAG AAATGCAGTGCAACACTTTGGCCCGGATAGATATAGAAGGGCGTTCAATTGTATGACCAAGTTCAAGACAATGCAGCCCTTCGCATCCCGCAC TAACCCCGTATCGCTGCGATTAGCGAGTATCGTTACTCTTAAAGATTCATTGCAAACTAGCAGTGGTGTgcaaacaaatttgcaTGATATTTTGGATGGCACTGGAATTGTTGGTGAGTTAACTGCTTCCTTGTGTGGTCTAGTGGATCGAGTCAACGAGAAGTCTTTGATTGCACTGCTCAGACAAATCAACACTGCCCACAACAAGTTTAGAG AATCGGCTATGGTCGACGATCTACTCTCTACGTGTTTTGACAACTACCAGTGCATGCTACCATTACTCAGGACATTCGTTTGGGTGATAGGCACTAGCAACACttcaatcaattatatctaa
- a CDS encoding NOG1, nucleolar GTP-binding protein (overlaps_old_locusTagID:BBM_III08815), producing the protein MAQQRQLYNFKNITTIPGAKKLIDIVLSQTQRKTPTEVHKQFKISRIRNFYMRKVKYCQQVLRDRLQQILTELPKLDDIHPFYSDLFNVLYDRDHYKCALGQVNAIKGVVDRVAKEYVRMLKYGSSLYKCKMLKRAALGRMCTAVKKLDASLKYLEDVRQHMGRLPSINPHVRTIILTGYPNVGKSSFMNHVSHANVDVQPYSFTTKSLYVGHFDYNYIRWQIIDTPGLLDHPLEDMNTIEMTAITALAHIPAAIIYLIDISEECGFKIHEQVKLYHSIKALFHSKPIVIVLNKIDAMPVDSLMPEHKKLIEEMANNEPLVAYQECSTLSGEGVDDSKNKACKMLLDQRVCEKASSKKAEMLMNRLYVTNAQPRPHNIPESIIRAKMNMKLDSDMDGDDIDKSNGASFMTEKELEDKYGGPGVYSIDLRKNYILDDPNWKYDVFPEIYDGKNVFDFVDPDIDERLKMLEMEEQLLMREINDDPIDGEWKSMQNALDEMHSSIKAKQLERKLQKKRNGPAQISMAIKAKTAKKARKSLGASKLMKLSMIGKGEDDMNTLDVSDKLVANINQKSTDRISLLAKKSMGMSVQRDRKLKLIKKPKMPKGVRAENDRSINVKMPKHLFSGKRGIGKTNHR; encoded by the exons ATGGCACAACAGAGACAActttataatttcaaaaatatcaccacGATTCCAGGGGCCAAAAAACTTATCGACATAGTGCTATCGCAAACCCAGAGGAAAACTCCAACTGAAGttcataaacaatttaagaTTTCTAGaattagaaatttttatatgcGCAAGGTTAAGTATTGTCAACAAGTTCTTCGCGATCGGCTACAACAGATTCTCACGGAGCTTCCTAAGCTTGAT GATATCCACCCTTTTTACTCTGATCTCTTTAACGTACTATACGATCGTGACCACTACAAATGTGCCCTAGGTCAAGTTAATGCTATAAAGGGAGTAGTGGATAGGGTTGCCAAGGAATATGTAAGAATGTTAAAATATGGTTCATCATTGTATAAGTGTAAAATGTTGAAGCGTGCTGCATTGGGTAGAATGTGCACTGCTGTGAAGAAATTGGATGCGTCActcaaatatttggaagATGTTCGACAACATATGGGTAGATTACCCTCAATTAATCCACATGTGAGAACCATTATACTAACTGGCTATCCTAACGTTGGAAAATCGTCCTTCATGAACCATGTCAGCCATGCTAATGTGGATGTACAACCATACTCCTTTACCACAAAATCTCTATACGTTGGTCACTTTGATTATAACTATATTCGATGGCAG ATAATTGATACGCCTGGTTTGTTAGATCATCCATTGGAAGATATGAATACAATTGAAATGACCGCCATAACAGCCTTAGCTCACATACCA GCTGCCATAATTTACCTCATTGATATTAGTGAAGAGTGTGGCTTTAAAATACATGAGCAAGTGAAACTTTATCACTCAATCAAAGCCCTTTTCCACTCCAAGCCCATCGTTATAGTACTTAACAAGATAGATGCAATGCCAGTAGATAGTTTAATGCCAGaacacaaaaaattaatcgAAGAAATGGCAAATAATGAGCCTCTCGTAGCATATCAGGAATGCAGTACTTTAAGTGGCGAAGGTGTTGACGATTCAAAAAATAAGGCGTGTAAAATGTTGTTGGATCAGAGGGTGTGTGAAAAGGCAAGTTCTAAGAAGGCTGAAATGTTAATGAACCGATTGTATGTGACAAATGCGCAGCCTAGGCCACACAATATCCCTGAATCTATAATACGTGCTAAAatgaatatgaaattgGACAGCGACATGGATGGAGATGACATTGATAAGTCGAATGGTGCAAGTTTTATGACGGAGAAGGAATTGGAGGACAAATATGGCGGCCCTGGTGTGTATTCCATCGATTTGAGGAAAAATTACATACTAGATGATCCCAATTGGAAATACGATGTATTTCCAGAGATCTACGACGGAAAAAACGTCTTTGATTTTGTGGATCCTGACATAGATGAGAGACTTAAAATGTTAGAGATGGAAGAGCAATTGTTAATGAGAGAAATTAATGATGACCCAATAGATGGAGAGTGGAAGAGTATGCAAAATGCTTTGGATGAAATGCACTCGAGTATCAAGGCCAAACAATTGGAGAGGAAATTGCAGAAGAAGAGAAACGGTCCAGCACAGATCAGTATGGCCATCAAAGCCAAAACAGCCAAAAAAGCTAGAAAATCATTGGGAGCAAGTAAACTAATGAAATTGAGTATGATTGGCAAGGGTGAGGATGACATGAATACGCTTGACGTTTCTGATAAATTGGTAGCTAATATCAACCAAAAGTCAACAGATAGAATAAGTCTATTGGCCAAGAAAAGCATGGGCATGTCAGTACAGAGGGATAGAAAGCTTAAGCTTATCAAGAAGCCCAAAATGCCAAAGGGCGTTAGGGCTGAAAATGACAGATCGATTAACGTCAAAATGCCAAAACATCTGTTCTCGGGCAAGCGGGGCATTGGCAAGACCAACCATAGATAG
- a CDS encoding cytoplasmic tRNA 2-thiolation protein 1 (overlaps_old_locusTagID:BBM_III08815;~overlaps_old_locusTagID:BBM_III08820): MICNYCNTRPPCLIRQFTGRHCCKECFLDNFVSEIHETIVQYDMINNNDRVCVGVSGGKDSSVLIDILYNIKVTYGYSWQLFLLAIDEGIKGYRDDSLAVVQHIKDKYNLPLEVLSFKHSFGRDMDEIVIKTGSKNNCTVCGVYRRNLLNQGGKFIQANKICTGHNADDVAETLLLNLFRGDSLKLVQQSSLLNNVDGITRIKPLFKCAQKEIVLYARYANIEYFSTECKYLKDAYRGKMRDFINRLQITNPRLVINLVNSSLQYGSSKSIESVEIDANRSKCENCGSLADGRLCKMCQITEKLNNTL, translated from the coding sequence ATGATATGCAATTATTGTAACACGCGTCCACCATGTTTGATCCGACAATTCACTGGGCGGCACTGTTGTAAAGAATGTTTCTTAGATAATTTCGTTAGTGAAATCCACGAGactattgtacaatatgaCATGATCAATAACAATGATCGTGTTTGTGTCGGTGTCTCCGGAGGAAAGGATTCAAGTGTTTTGATAGACATTCTTTATAATATAAAGGTCACATATGGATACAGTTGGCAGCTATTTCTACTGGCCATTGATGAGGGCATTAAGGGCTACAGGGATGACTCTCTGGCAGTGGTTCAACACATAAAGGACAAGTATAATCTTCCTCTAGAAGTCCTAAGTTTCAAGCATAGTTTCGGACGAGATATGGATGAGATTGTGATTAAAACGGGgtcaaaaaataattgcaCTGTTTGTGGCGTCTATAGGAGGAATCTCCTAAATCAAGGAGGGAAATTTATCCAggcaaataaaatttgtacTGGTCACAATGCAGACGATGTGGCTGAAACGCTACTTTTAAATCTTTTTCGTGGCGATTCGCTAAAATTGGTACAACAATCAAGTCTTTTAAACAATGTGGATGGGATCACTAGGATTAAACCATTGTTCAAATGCGCCCAGAAAGAGATAGTTCTATATGCTAGATATGCTAATATCGAATACTTTTCCACtgaatgtaaatatttgaagGATGCATATCGTGGGAAGATGCGAGATTTTATAAACAGGCTGCAAATCACCAATCCAAGGTTGGTTATCAATCTGGTAAATTCATCCCTCCAGTATGGAAGCTCAAAAAGCATTGAAAGTGTTGAAATTGATGCAAACAGAAGCAAATGCGAAAACTGTGGTTCACTAGCAGATGGGAGGCTATGTAAAATGTGCCAAATTACAGAAAAGTTGAACAatacattataa
- a CDS encoding Rab family, other (overlaps_old_locusTagID:BBM_III08825): MSNAGFGIKKYKIVLLGEQSSGKTSIVTRFMYDTFESTYQATIGIDFLSKTITVKKTQLRLQLWDTAGQERFRSLMPSYIRDSSAAVITYDITNRKSFENTTKWIDDVRRERANNAILILVGNKTDLVDKRQVSYEEGEEHAKKYGMIFQETSAKEGTNISKIFFDVAESLLDFNAGSVTIPEKLVDIDLHSSAPYTKKGCGSVNMVSFKRCN; the protein is encoded by the exons ATGAGTAATGCCG GATTTGGGATAAAAaagtataaaattgtacTTTTGGGTGAACAATCATCCGGGAAAACATCTATCGTTACACGTTTCATGTATGATACTTTTGAATCCACTTACCAG GCCACAATTGGGATAGACTTCTTAAGTAAGACGATAACTGTGAAAAAGACTCAATTGAGGCTTCAACTGTGGGATACAGCTGGGCAAGAACGCTTTAGAAGTTTGATGCCCAGTTACATACGAGATTCCTCGGCTGCTGTGATTACTTATGACATAACAAATCGTAAATCCTTTGAAAATACTACAAAGTGGATCGATGATGTTCGAAGAGAAAGGGCTAATAACGCTATTTTGATTCTGGTGGGTAACAAAACAGATTTGGTGGATAAGAGACAGGTCTCATATGAGGAAGGAGAGGAACATGCCAAAAAG TATGGAATGATATTTCAGGAAACCAGCGCCAAAGAAGGAACAAACATATCCAAAATCTTCTTTGATGTGGCGGAATCACTTCTTGACTTTAATGCGGGATCCGTTACTATACCCGAGAAGCTGGTTGACATAGACTTACATTCATCTGCCCCCTATACCAAGAAGGGTTGTGGTTCAGTCAATATGGTATCATTTAAGAGATGCAACTAA
- a CDS encoding apicoplast import protein Tic20, putative (TIC20) (overlaps_old_locusTagID:BBM_III08825) has protein sequence MQLSSYFFVIYTQLISLSLSVYAHSRIRSHHAKNLAFITSRSIAHSFTRVKNGNYTREVEKTETKRPTKLIKDTNTTLSERLLASSSYIIPLSDALQAFAFPLIKVFPHNLSRIIEKIVIFQSNLNQLPLYSFSMFSFIYFIFVKKNLLQFSYFIRYNFLQALLLDMFEHLISTVYFQVFPFSVPDETIITQIAFYSSIIAGFGSCFLGIIHSLLSYYPWFPIISDAVILHIGKAQDLSSK, from the exons ATGCAACTAAGTAGTTATTTctttgtaatttatacGCAACTTATTAGTTTATCACTATCTGTATACGCACATTCGCGGATTCGTAGCCATCATGCTAAGAATCTTGCGTTTATAACATCAAGATCTATTGCGCATAGCTTTACTAGAGTTAAGAATGGAAATTATACTCGAGAAGTAGAAAAAACTGAAACTAAAAGGCCGACAAAACTAATCAAAGATACAAATACCACACTATCAGAGCGTCTACTAGCCTCTAGCAGCTACATAATACCACTCTCAGATGCGTTACAG GCCTTTGCTTTCCCTCTGATAAAAGTTTTTCCGCATAACTTGTCAcgtataattgaaaaaatcgTAATATTCCAATCTAACCTAAACCAACTACCTCTCTACTCCTTCTCAATGTTCTCATTCATCTATTTCATCTTTGTCAAAAAGAATCTACTGCAATTTTCATACTTCATTAGATATAACTTCTTACAG GCGCTGCTTCTTGATATGTTTGAGCATTTAATATCGACGGTTTACTTCCAAGTTTTTCCATTTTCCGTGCCAGATGAGACGATAATCACACAAATCGCCTTTTATAGCTCAATTATTGCGGGATTTGGTAGTTGCTTCCTTGGAATAATTCATTCCCTTTTATCTTATTATCCATGGTTTCCAATAATCTCCGATGCAGTTATTCTACATATCGGTAAGGCACAAGATCTGTCAAGCAAATAG
- a CDS encoding conserved Plasmodium protein, unknown function (overlaps_old_locusTagID:BBM_III08830), which translates to MVGSEEVLNSPRYNVPLTIYVILIFITIIAFANCRTITIKKEPKCNLPCISLCLNKCVVTVTNDNIVVNMRNLEILLEIAKISNLYLITQLPSHITDEQLIQCVYKEGSSILKHRIMTCSTAKGRGSMVRQLQPILHVDIDRTIVDYLTGKVANVLSLEESNDGYDLSSLLEIVPLCKF; encoded by the exons ATGGTTGGGTCTGAAGAAGTATTAAATTCACCGAGATACAATGTGCCCCttacaatatatgtaattttaatatttataaccA TCATCGCATTTGCCAATTGCCGTACTATAACTATTAAAAAGGA ACCAAAATGCAATCTACCATGTATATCTTTGTGTCTAAACAAATGTGTAGTCACTGTtacaaatgataatattgtaGTAAATATGCGGAATCTGGAGATTCTGTTGGAAATCgcaaaaatttcaaatctCTACCTCATCACACAA TTACCAAGCCACATTACGGATGAACAATTAATCCAGTGTGTATACAAGGAAGGGTCTAGTATACTTAAGCAT AGGATCATGACTTGCAGTACGGCCAAGGGCAGGGGTTCCATGGTCAGACAACTGCAGCCAATTTTACACGTAGATATTGATAGAACTATTGTAGATTATCTCACTGGAAAGGTTGCTAATGTATTATCATTGGAG GAGTCTAATGATGGTTACGATTTAAGCAGTTTGCTAGAGATCGTACCcttatgtaaattttag
- a CDS encoding F-type H+-transporting ATPase subunit delta (overlaps_old_locusTagID:BBM_III08835;~overlaps_old_locusTagID:BBM_III08840) — protein MYVTRILRFASGTVNKLLVTLATPYESCLNSVTAKSVTLPGQEGYFTLTAGHCPLISQLKPGVATVVTETGDQKFFISGGFAFYKANMFGDEGCTAHISTLEAVSLDKLDKERAVQTMQELLEGCQKDKWSKVKSHLGHELCSAVIKAASN, from the exons ATGTATGTCACTAGAATACTGAGATTTGCATCAGGCACTGTAAATAAACTACTTGTCACTTTAGCTACTCCATATGAGTCGTGCCTAAACTCTGTTACAGCCAAGTCTGTGACTTTACCCGGTCAAGAAGGCTACTTCACACTCACCGCAGGGCACTGTCCATTGATATCGCAGCTAAAACCTGGAGTAGCCACTGTAGTTACAGAAACGGGAGATCAAAAGTTTTTCATATCAGGAGGTTTCGCCTTTTACAAAGC TAACATGTTTGGCGATGAAGGCTGTACGGCACATATTTCAACATTAGAAGCCGTATCACTTGATAAGTTGGATAAAGAACGCGCTGTTCAGACTATGCAAGAACTATTGGAGGGTTGTCAAAAGGATAAATGGTCGAAGGTCAAATCACACTTGGGACACGAGCTTTGTTCTGCAGTTATCAAGGCCGCCAGCAATTAA
- a CDS encoding conserved Plasmodium protein, unknown function (overlaps_old_locusTagID:BBM_III08845), translated as MSYNVDGGKRAYRSPMFNFFSKILPISHADAPERWRTAMGGADPATPFAEALINYHNHAVMYMIFVVFTVFHAVRK; from the exons ATGAGTTATAATGTGGATGGTGGAAAAAGGGCTTATAGATCACCTatgttcaattttttttcaaaaatccTGCCTATATCACA TGCTGATGCCCCCGAGAGATGGCGTACGGCAATGGGCGGAGCGGACCCGGCCACACCTTTCGCCGAAGCATTGATTAACTACCACAACCACGCTGTCATGTATATGATATTCGTCGTTTTCACCGTCTTTCATGCAGTACGCAAgtga
- a CDS encoding hypothetical protein (overlaps_old_locusTagID:BBM_III08850) produces the protein MSDGLGYSNDINENLTRLNLLNTVNRKSKPIPSIIDTSKPNSKNLKGGTNVNCNTNKVDTTLKRKSSISTEDLHSSNSSSSSINGTISCNSSSYELDTKYNTPINSLYLWSDERRPPRWPRGFKLSDKISQFLKFNIAEKSEFREIEPNTLTICSQYTLENHESMVSDSDRVHYYRMALFWTGHQEYFNEKTKYYATGKRVLEIGTGPMCILAMNAKNAGAKRVDALEVNLNAARLAHKLMSAYGVDDIIKVYNVHSKDYWPENPEDGYDMIVSEIIGDFASQEGLCDVYLDLQQRLFNGDIERIRNIHYIPMSASTWFVPCTFPDQENVLYKAQKYSELTIFSPSFKMFQSVDLRIDNLPLCSEWLPLEQIYLNEDLSVQQCQHKISVFKIDRNRGPMCGFLVGIDVEIRPGEHFGTRFGHCDSWYTNIVLLNLEYNLKEGDTVMVYSIANMKNYAKTCKGFMVTKPSYTFKAYHVRYMSDQLVTSVSIPCNCTETNVTGIDNNEDATASANRLDKTESDDEYDFMDYLNGVDIIKELGIIVIDYKEQASTIIQIETKKIKKTNIKPEKPKQYKANARLW, from the coding sequence ATGTCTGATGGATTGGGCTACAGCAATGACATTAATGAAAACCTTACTAGATTGAATTTACTGAATACTGTTAATAGAAAATCAAAGCCGATACCATCTATTATTGATACATCTAAGCCCAACTCTAAGAATCTAAAGGGCGGTACTAATGTCAATTGCAATACAAACAAAGTGGATACCACACTTAAGCGCAAAAGTAGCATTTCTACTGAGGATCTtcattcatcaaattcatccaGCTCAAGCATTAATGGTACCATTTCTTGCAACTCATCAAGTTATGAACTAGATACTAAATATAACACACCCATCAACTCTTTATACCTGTGGTCAGACGAACGAAGGCCACCAAGATGGCCCAGAGGTTTCAAATTGagtgataaaatttcacaatttttaaaatttaatatcgCTGAGAAGAGCGAATTCAGGGAGATAGAACCAAACACTCTTACAATTTGTTCACAATATACACTTGAGAATCATGAATCGATGGTCTCAGATTCAGATAGAGTGCATTATTACAGAATGGCGCTATTCTGGACGGGACATCAAGAGTATTTTAATGAGAAAACAAAGTATTATGCTACAGGAAAACGAGTTTTGGAAATTGGCACAGGCCCTATGTGCATTTTGGCTATGAATGCAAAAAATGCAGGTGCAAAAAGGGTGGATGCGCTCGAAGTTAATCTCAACGCTGCTAGATTAGCCCACAAGTTGATGAGTGCCTATGGAgttgatgatataattaaggTTTACAATGTACACTCAAAGGATTATTGGCCAGAAAATCCAGAGGATGGTTATGATATGATTGTTAGTGAAATAATAGGAGATTTTGCTTCACAAGAAGGCCTATGCgatgtttatttagatcTGCAGCAAAGATTGTTTAATGGTGATATAGAAAGGATTAGaaatatacattatatCCCAATGAGTGCCAGCACCTGGTTTGTACCATGTACTTTTCCTGATCAAGAAAATGTTTTATATAAGGCACAAAAATACAGCgaattaacaatattttctcCTTCTTTCAAGATGTTCCAGTCAGTTGATCTCagaattgacaatttaCCCCTGTGTTCTGAGTGGCTTCCACTCGAGcagatatatttgaatgagGATTTAAGCGTACAGCAATGCCAGCACAAAATTAGCGTGTTCAAAATAGATAGGAATAGGGGTCCTATGTGTGGGTTTTTAGTGGGAATTGACGTAGAGATTAGACCTGGAGAACATTTTGGCACGAGATTTGGCCATTGCGACAGCTGGTACACCAACATTGTACTTTTAAATTTAGAGTATAATTTGAAGGAGGGCGACACAGTAATGGTATATTCAATCGCTAACATGAAAAACTATGCTAAGACTTGTAAGGGGTTTATGGTTACTAAACCTAGTTACACATTTAAGGCATACCATGTGCGCTATATGAGTGACCAACTTGTTACAAGTGTTAGTATACCATGCAATTGCACTGAAACAAATGTCACTGGAATTGATAACAATGAAGATGCTACGGCTAGCGCAAATAGATTGGATAAGACTGAGTCAGATGATGAATATGACTTTATGGATTACTTGAATGGTGTGGATATAATTAAGGAATTAGGTATAATAGTGATCGATTACAAAGAGCAGGCATCTACCATCATACAGATAGAGACCAAGAAGATTAAAAAAACTAATATTAAGCCTGAAAAACCGAAGCAATACAAGGCAAATGCCAGATTATGGTAG